The Oncorhynchus nerka isolate Pitt River linkage group LG9a, Oner_Uvic_2.0, whole genome shotgun sequence genome has a segment encoding these proteins:
- the sqor gene encoding sulfide:quinone oxidoreductase, mitochondrial isoform X1, which produces MATVTVMHRQPALWRQCHRTAGIGVCRLHTSSSSASSKEHYKVLVLGGGTGGIAMSARMKRKLGAENVAVVETSEMHYYQPIWTLVGAGVKSVASSGRPTASVIPPGVKWVKSNVREIDPDTNTVRTDNGMEISYQYLIVALGLQLHYEKIKGLPEIDDWEEFKIGSNYSVQTVEKTWSALQNFKEGNAIFSFPNTPVKCAGAPQKIMYLTDAYLRKTGKRATANVMYNTSLPVLFGIKKYADALWEIVKNRDIQVNLRHNLVEVRANKQEAVFENLDTPGETEVFEYEMLHVTPPMGPNPVIKGSSLADEGGWLDVNKETLQHNKYPNVFGIGDCTNLPTAKTAAAVAAQSSILDRTISKVLKNEKPDTKYDGYTSCPLVTSYSKVILAEFDYSGQPLETFPIDQSKERWTMYHMKADVMPHLYWHGLLKGFWGGPGPIRKIMHLGMK; this is translated from the exons ATGGCAACAGTGACAGTCATGCACCGGCAGCCAGCCCTGTGGAGGCAGTGCCATAGGACGGCTGGCATTGGCGTCTGTCGTCTCcacaccagcagcagcagtgccTCCTCCAAAGAGCATTACAAGGTCCTAGTGCTGGGAGGAGGAACTGGGGGCATCGCAATGAGTGCTCGGATGAAGAGGAAGCTAGGGGCGGAAAATGTGGCCGTAGTGGAAACCAGTGAG ATGCACTACTATCAACCCATCTGGACGTTGGTTGGAGCTGGGGTCAAAAGTGTGGCCTCTTCTGGTCGCCCTACAGCCAGTGTCATACCTCCTGGAGTCAAGTGGGTGAAATCGAATGTACGGGAGATCGACCCAGACACAAACACTGTGCGCACAGACAATGGCATGGAG atCTCCTACCAGTATCTGATAGTGGCTCTAGGTCTACAACTACACTACGAGAAG ATCAAAGGCCTGCCTGAGATTGATGATTGGGAGGAATTTAAGATTGGTTCAAACTACTCCGTGCAAACCGTGGAGAAGACTTGGAGTGCACTGCAGAACTTCAAGGAGGGAAATGCTATATTCTCTTTCCCCAACACTCCGGTGAAGTGTGCAGGAGCACCACAGAAGATCATGTACCTGACCGATGCTTATCTCAGAAAG ACAGGGAAAAGAGCAACTGCCAACGTCATGTACAACACGTCACTGCCAGTGCTGTTTGGGATCAAGAAATATGCAGATGCATTGTGGGAGATAGTGAAGAATCGCGACATCCAGGTGAATCTCAGACACAACCTCGTAGAGGTCCGGGCCAACAAGCAGGAGGCCGTGTTTGAAAACCTTGACACTCCTGGAGAAACTGAAGTGTTTGAG TATGAGATGCTTCACGTCACTCCTCCAATGGGACCCAACCCGGTGATTAAAGGATCCTCATTGGCTGATGAGGGTGGCTGGCTGGACGTCAACAAAGAGACCCTTCAACATAACAAGTATCCCAACGTGTTTGGGATCGGAGACTGCACCAACCTGCCGACAGCCAAAACAGCTGCTGCAGTGG CTGCTCAGTCTAGTATTCTGGACAGGACTATTTCAAAAGTCTTGAAGAATGAAAAGCCGGATACGAAG TACGATGGCTACACTTCCTGCCCTTTGGTGACGAGTTACAGTAAAGTCATTCTGGCTGAGTTTGACTATAGTGGTCAGCCATTGGAGACATTCCCCATTGACCAAAGCAAGGAGAGATGGACCATGTACCACATGAAAGCTGACGTGATGCCTCATCTGTACTGGCATGGTCTTCTCAA GGGATTCTGGGGTGGACCAGGACCAATCAGGAAAATCATGCACCTTGGGATGAAATAG
- the sqor gene encoding sulfide:quinone oxidoreductase, mitochondrial isoform X2, which yields MHYYQPIWTLVGAGVKSVASSGRPTASVIPPGVKWVKSNVREIDPDTNTVRTDNGMEISYQYLIVALGLQLHYEKIKGLPEIDDWEEFKIGSNYSVQTVEKTWSALQNFKEGNAIFSFPNTPVKCAGAPQKIMYLTDAYLRKTGKRATANVMYNTSLPVLFGIKKYADALWEIVKNRDIQVNLRHNLVEVRANKQEAVFENLDTPGETEVFEYEMLHVTPPMGPNPVIKGSSLADEGGWLDVNKETLQHNKYPNVFGIGDCTNLPTAKTAAAVAAQSSILDRTISKVLKNEKPDTKYDGYTSCPLVTSYSKVILAEFDYSGQPLETFPIDQSKERWTMYHMKADVMPHLYWHGLLKGFWGGPGPIRKIMHLGMK from the exons ATGCACTACTATCAACCCATCTGGACGTTGGTTGGAGCTGGGGTCAAAAGTGTGGCCTCTTCTGGTCGCCCTACAGCCAGTGTCATACCTCCTGGAGTCAAGTGGGTGAAATCGAATGTACGGGAGATCGACCCAGACACAAACACTGTGCGCACAGACAATGGCATGGAG atCTCCTACCAGTATCTGATAGTGGCTCTAGGTCTACAACTACACTACGAGAAG ATCAAAGGCCTGCCTGAGATTGATGATTGGGAGGAATTTAAGATTGGTTCAAACTACTCCGTGCAAACCGTGGAGAAGACTTGGAGTGCACTGCAGAACTTCAAGGAGGGAAATGCTATATTCTCTTTCCCCAACACTCCGGTGAAGTGTGCAGGAGCACCACAGAAGATCATGTACCTGACCGATGCTTATCTCAGAAAG ACAGGGAAAAGAGCAACTGCCAACGTCATGTACAACACGTCACTGCCAGTGCTGTTTGGGATCAAGAAATATGCAGATGCATTGTGGGAGATAGTGAAGAATCGCGACATCCAGGTGAATCTCAGACACAACCTCGTAGAGGTCCGGGCCAACAAGCAGGAGGCCGTGTTTGAAAACCTTGACACTCCTGGAGAAACTGAAGTGTTTGAG TATGAGATGCTTCACGTCACTCCTCCAATGGGACCCAACCCGGTGATTAAAGGATCCTCATTGGCTGATGAGGGTGGCTGGCTGGACGTCAACAAAGAGACCCTTCAACATAACAAGTATCCCAACGTGTTTGGGATCGGAGACTGCACCAACCTGCCGACAGCCAAAACAGCTGCTGCAGTGG CTGCTCAGTCTAGTATTCTGGACAGGACTATTTCAAAAGTCTTGAAGAATGAAAAGCCGGATACGAAG TACGATGGCTACACTTCCTGCCCTTTGGTGACGAGTTACAGTAAAGTCATTCTGGCTGAGTTTGACTATAGTGGTCAGCCATTGGAGACATTCCCCATTGACCAAAGCAAGGAGAGATGGACCATGTACCACATGAAAGCTGACGTGATGCCTCATCTGTACTGGCATGGTCTTCTCAA GGGATTCTGGGGTGGACCAGGACCAATCAGGAAAATCATGCACCTTGGGATGAAATAG